The proteins below are encoded in one region of Bombus vancouverensis nearcticus chromosome 8, iyBomVanc1_principal, whole genome shotgun sequence:
- the LOC143303080 gene encoding uncharacterized protein LOC143303080 isoform X1, which yields MPNANQWGYELSYDVYKDRCNHCVRYRYCAMYPLFEIWKDSCKIVLCRSFDFPYLLVSPSSLPPRHFGSCSAKLRCDESIQSSSFLSITWITLRQTYHSFNFSVFFGNVLTVAQKPRTFPNNQQSFIVFCSAGTARQFDGVTLLFLCSS from the exons atgCCGAATGCAAACCAGTGGGGCTACGAATTATCGTACGATGTTTATAAAGATCGATGTAATCATTGTGTGAGATATAGATATTGCGCGATGTAtcctttgtttgaaatttggaaagatTCGTGTAAGATCGTTTTGTGTAGATCGTTTGACTTTCCGTATCTGCTTGTATCACCGTCATCCCTCCCACCACGCCACTTTGGAAGCTGCTCAGCGAAACTAAGGTGCGACGAGTCCATTCAGTCGTCTTCTTTTCTATCGATAACATGGATCACGTTGCGTCAG ACATATCACAGCTTCAACTTTTCCGTCTTCTTTGGGAATGTTCTAACAGTGGCTCAGAAGCCAAGAAC CTTTCCAAATAATCAGCAGTCATTCATCGTGTTTTGTTCTGCTGGGACAGCGCGGCAGTTCGATGGCGTAACGCTTCTGTTCCTCTGTTCCTcctaa
- the LOC143303080 gene encoding uncharacterized protein LOC143303080 isoform X2: MRRQLAVMLPADWGLTYHSFNFSVFFGNVLTVAQKPRTFPNNQQSFIVFCSAGTARQFDGVTLLFLCSS; encoded by the exons aTGCGTAGACAACTGGCTGTCATGTTGCCCGCGGATTGGGGCCTG ACATATCACAGCTTCAACTTTTCCGTCTTCTTTGGGAATGTTCTAACAGTGGCTCAGAAGCCAAGAAC CTTTCCAAATAATCAGCAGTCATTCATCGTGTTTTGTTCTGCTGGGACAGCGCGGCAGTTCGATGGCGTAACGCTTCTGTTCCTCTGTTCCTcctaa
- the LOC143303080 gene encoding uncharacterized protein LOC143303080 isoform X3: MNFHGNLTYHSFNFSVFFGNVLTVAQKPRTFPNNQQSFIVFCSAGTARQFDGVTLLFLCSS; the protein is encoded by the exons atgaattttcatggaaatctg ACATATCACAGCTTCAACTTTTCCGTCTTCTTTGGGAATGTTCTAACAGTGGCTCAGAAGCCAAGAAC CTTTCCAAATAATCAGCAGTCATTCATCGTGTTTTGTTCTGCTGGGACAGCGCGGCAGTTCGATGGCGTAACGCTTCTGTTCCTCTGTTCCTcctaa